The Microbacterium sp. LWH7-1.2 genome window below encodes:
- the pgi gene encoding glucose-6-phosphate isomerase — translation MTAPIDATTTSAWAELSSIRDSFAPDLRDWFAIDPRRAERLSFELADLHVDLSKNLVTDEILAALVRLAEETGVAERYAAMLAGEHINTTEDRAVLHTALRRPAGAEPALVVDGQDIDADVQSVLTAMTAFADRVRSGEWQGVTGKKVTHIVNIGIGGSDLGPVMISAALEPYATAGIQARFVSNIDPFDIADKTKDLDPETTLFIVASKTFTTLETLTNARLARDWLWAGLEKSGAIDGSDDSKTDAVAHHFVAVSTALDKVAAFGIDTDNAFGFWDWVGGRYSVDSAIGLSLMIELGPDVFRELLAGFHAVDEHVANTPLERNVPVLMGLLNVWYSNFLGAQSHAVLPYAQQLSRFAAYLQQLTMESNGKSVRWDGSPVTTDTGEVFWGEPGTNGQHAFYQLIHQGTRLIPADFIAFANPAYALEDGGRDVHGLFLSNFLAQTKALAFGKTAEEVEAEGTTGALVAARTFAGNKPTTSIFAPALTPAVLGQLVALYEHITFTQGVIWGVNSFDQWGVELGKQLALQIAPAIEGDETAIAAQDASTRALLAYYATHRK, via the coding sequence CGATCCGCGACTCGTTCGCCCCCGATCTGCGCGACTGGTTCGCCATCGATCCGCGCCGCGCCGAGCGCCTGAGCTTCGAGCTCGCCGACCTGCATGTCGACCTGTCGAAGAACCTCGTGACCGACGAGATCCTCGCTGCCCTCGTGCGCCTCGCGGAAGAGACCGGCGTCGCCGAGCGCTACGCCGCGATGCTCGCCGGCGAGCACATCAACACCACCGAGGACCGCGCGGTGCTGCATACGGCGCTGCGTCGCCCCGCGGGCGCCGAGCCCGCGCTCGTCGTCGACGGCCAGGACATCGACGCCGACGTGCAGTCCGTCCTCACCGCCATGACCGCCTTCGCCGACCGCGTGCGCTCGGGCGAGTGGCAGGGCGTGACCGGCAAGAAGGTCACCCACATCGTCAACATCGGCATCGGCGGCTCCGACCTCGGCCCCGTGATGATCTCGGCCGCGCTCGAACCGTATGCCACCGCCGGCATCCAGGCCAGGTTCGTGTCGAACATCGACCCGTTCGACATCGCGGACAAGACCAAGGATCTCGACCCCGAGACCACGCTCTTCATCGTCGCGTCGAAGACGTTCACGACCCTCGAGACGCTGACCAACGCGCGCCTCGCGCGCGACTGGCTGTGGGCGGGCCTGGAGAAGTCGGGTGCGATCGACGGTTCGGACGATTCGAAGACGGATGCTGTGGCCCACCACTTCGTCGCGGTCTCGACCGCTCTCGACAAGGTCGCCGCGTTCGGCATCGACACCGACAACGCGTTCGGCTTCTGGGACTGGGTCGGCGGCCGCTACTCGGTGGACTCCGCCATCGGCCTGTCGCTCATGATCGAGCTCGGACCCGACGTCTTCCGCGAGTTGCTCGCCGGATTCCACGCGGTCGACGAGCACGTGGCGAACACGCCGCTCGAGCGCAACGTGCCGGTTCTGATGGGCCTCCTGAACGTCTGGTACTCGAACTTCCTGGGCGCGCAGTCGCACGCGGTGCTCCCCTACGCGCAGCAGCTGTCGCGCTTCGCCGCGTACCTCCAGCAGCTCACGATGGAGTCCAACGGCAAGTCGGTGCGCTGGGACGGCTCCCCCGTCACCACCGACACCGGCGAGGTGTTCTGGGGCGAGCCCGGCACCAACGGCCAGCACGCGTTCTACCAGCTGATCCACCAGGGCACCCGCCTGATCCCCGCCGACTTCATCGCGTTCGCGAACCCCGCCTACGCACTCGAGGACGGCGGCCGCGACGTGCACGGCCTGTTCCTGTCGAACTTCCTCGCGCAGACGAAGGCCCTCGCCTTCGGCAAGACGGCAGAAGAGGTCGAGGCCGAGGGCACCACCGGCGCCCTCGTGGCCGCGCGTACCTTCGCGGGCAACAAGCCGACGACGTCGATCTTCGCCCCGGCGCTCACGCCCGCCGTGCTCGGCCAGCTCGTCGCGCTGTACGAGCACATCACCTTCACGCAGGGCGTCATCTGGGGCGTCAACTCCTTCGACCAGTGGGGCGTCGAGCTCGGCAAGCAGCTCGCGCTGCAGATCGCCCCCGCGATCGAAGGAGACGAGACCGCGATCGCCGCCCAGGACGCCTCGACCCGAGCGCTCCTCGCCTACTACGCCACGCACCGCAAGTAG